In Legionella lytica, one genomic interval encodes:
- a CDS encoding ATP-binding protein: MNITRQEIPNFGKAYDLLNVSFIILNPQLHIDYINDAARNILHLTSKPKHAAQSFFELWSALELPALLDEHGKIINPNPTEINGIFLSWKCIAVQVDNEEKLFLLGKDVTEKERMFQSMERACEQILGFKFKQRYALPYYINEVYNYLNGIINKIPCYVYWKNRDLQYIGCNQMAADFINLQSTDDIIGKTDFDVFNDWELAKEYRATDEQIFATGKAVINEPGQLVNDAGDLIHTLVSKVPIFNQAGEVMGLAGISVDVTDLTKAQVSSELANKVKTEFIANMSHDIRTPLTGVVGMAKLLEDNLSDASQKQYAHWLGESGTQLLSMLNGILDVVSADNVNEADVHEEPFDLRQLVHNIEQLERPSTLIKGLDFVASIDERVPSCLISDATKIHRILLNLLGNAIKFTQAGRVEITLDLLAQNETHSLIRFHITDTGIGIPEELQDKIFDRFYRGTPSNKGTYTGHGVGLHIAQSYVALLGGEIQVSSELGKGTSFHFDLSLKTGESRLNIMPSRVSDGMNNNMATASGISPTPKPYKLLLVEDNKIALFTLENLIKLAGYQFTSVMDGESALHLAKNQSFDLIITDLGLPGLSGIDLTRKIREFERELHKEPMPIIGLTAHSEEKIKRSCLESGMNEVFTKPMTTEMLAGIKTTYFSETAPPPVSTKPWVKTEVRDSKLLDSEEYLFQLDGYKLFNVNRALEDMGGDINLLRSILTSIIDKETPADLFELEQAHRQNDWHSVQKLVHRIKSGFVYCGAEKLVQACQYLERYYKTGHSFLLEALYKQLLTVVEETRRAVRSWLLSN, encoded by the coding sequence ATGAATATAACTCGACAAGAAATACCAAATTTTGGTAAAGCCTATGATTTACTCAATGTATCTTTTATTATCCTCAACCCACAACTGCATATTGATTATATAAATGATGCGGCACGTAACATTTTACACTTAACGTCAAAACCAAAGCATGCTGCCCAGTCTTTCTTTGAGTTATGGTCTGCTTTAGAGCTTCCGGCACTCTTAGATGAACATGGCAAAATAATTAATCCAAATCCGACTGAAATTAATGGGATTTTTCTTAGTTGGAAGTGCATTGCGGTGCAGGTTGATAATGAGGAAAAACTCTTCTTGCTGGGAAAAGATGTTACTGAGAAGGAACGCATGTTCCAATCGATGGAACGTGCTTGTGAGCAGATTTTAGGTTTTAAATTCAAGCAACGCTACGCGCTGCCTTATTATATTAATGAAGTGTATAATTATTTAAACGGAATTATTAATAAGATTCCTTGTTATGTTTATTGGAAGAACCGAGATTTGCAGTATATTGGTTGCAATCAGATGGCTGCTGATTTCATTAATTTACAATCGACCGATGACATCATTGGCAAGACTGATTTTGATGTGTTTAATGATTGGGAGCTAGCCAAAGAGTATCGCGCAACGGATGAACAGATTTTTGCGACCGGAAAAGCGGTAATTAATGAGCCTGGGCAATTGGTTAATGATGCAGGGGATTTGATTCATACTTTGGTTAGTAAAGTCCCTATTTTTAATCAGGCTGGCGAGGTTATGGGGCTTGCAGGGATTTCAGTCGATGTCACTGACTTAACCAAGGCGCAAGTATCTTCAGAGTTAGCCAACAAGGTCAAAACGGAATTTATCGCCAATATGAGCCATGATATCCGTACTCCCTTAACTGGAGTAGTGGGTATGGCCAAGTTATTAGAAGATAACCTAAGTGATGCTTCGCAAAAGCAATATGCTCACTGGCTTGGTGAAAGTGGTACGCAATTACTCTCCATGCTAAATGGAATTCTAGATGTAGTGTCTGCGGATAATGTGAATGAAGCGGATGTGCATGAAGAACCCTTTGATTTGCGTCAACTGGTGCACAATATCGAGCAGTTAGAGCGGCCCTCGACCTTGATTAAAGGCTTGGATTTTGTGGCTAGTATTGATGAGCGGGTTCCTTCATGTTTAATCAGTGATGCGACTAAAATCCACCGTATCTTACTTAATTTATTGGGTAATGCGATTAAATTCACCCAAGCAGGTCGGGTTGAAATCACACTAGACCTTTTAGCACAAAATGAAACGCATTCACTGATTCGCTTTCATATTACCGATACCGGCATTGGTATACCTGAAGAGTTGCAAGATAAAATATTTGATCGTTTTTACCGGGGAACTCCATCAAATAAAGGAACTTACACTGGGCATGGTGTCGGTTTGCATATTGCGCAGTCTTATGTGGCGTTGTTGGGAGGTGAAATTCAGGTAAGCAGTGAGCTTGGCAAAGGAACAAGCTTTCATTTTGATCTGTCATTGAAAACGGGTGAATCTAGGCTTAATATAATGCCCTCGCGCGTATCTGATGGCATGAACAATAACATGGCGACCGCCTCAGGAATAAGTCCAACGCCCAAACCTTATAAATTATTGTTAGTTGAAGACAATAAGATTGCTTTATTTACCTTGGAAAATCTAATTAAGCTCGCAGGCTATCAATTCACTAGTGTGATGGATGGCGAAAGTGCGCTGCATCTGGCAAAAAACCAAAGCTTTGATTTAATTATTACGGATCTCGGCTTACCTGGTCTTTCAGGTATTGATTTGACACGAAAAATTCGTGAATTTGAACGAGAGTTACACAAAGAACCGATGCCTATCATTGGCTTAACAGCGCATTCAGAAGAGAAAATAAAAAGAAGTTGTTTAGAGTCTGGTATGAATGAAGTGTTTACTAAACCGATGACTACTGAAATGTTAGCGGGGATTAAAACCACGTATTTTTCCGAAACAGCTCCCCCCCCCGTTTCTACTAAACCTTGGGTAAAAACGGAAGTACGAGACTCCAAGTTGCTCGATAGCGAAGAGTATTTATTTCAATTGGATGGTTATAAACTCTTTAATGTGAATCGAGCTTTAGAAGATATGGGTGGTGATATTAATCTACTTAGGAGTATTTTAACGTCTATTATTGACAAAGAAACTCCAGCGGATTTATTTGAGCTTGAGCAGGCTCATCGCCAAAACGATTGGCACTCGGTACAAAAATTAGTGCATCGTATCAAGAGTGGTTTTGTGTATTGTGGGGCCGAAAAATTGGTACAAGCCTGCCAATATTTAGAACGGTATTATAAAACAGGCCATAGTTTCTTGTTGGAAGCTTTATATAAGCAATTGCTTACGGTGGTTGAGGAAACAAGGAGGGCAGTGAGGTCTTGGTTATTAAGTAATTGA
- a CDS encoding HAD family hydrolase — MDKEVLALFDFDGTLTTGLPSRLLFLNYLAGLPKMLSSVVSSFAYSTKGQEHLSWHNYLDSLILKGRDKQELDKQALQFIEQVLIKKLRKEAMDRLEFHQQQGHRCILISGGWDIYLEPLAKKYQFQHLICTELEFDTQSNKSTGRMRNNYCTGQQKVDEFIKQYAVRENYELYAYGDSVHDMALLNYADHAFYRCFE; from the coding sequence ATGGATAAAGAAGTACTTGCACTCTTTGATTTTGATGGGACATTAACTACGGGCCTGCCAAGTCGGCTACTTTTTTTAAACTACTTGGCCGGTTTACCGAAAATGCTGAGTAGTGTAGTGTCGAGTTTTGCTTACTCAACAAAAGGCCAGGAACACTTAAGTTGGCATAATTATCTTGATAGCCTTATTTTAAAAGGTCGAGACAAGCAGGAGCTCGATAAGCAGGCCTTGCAGTTTATCGAACAAGTACTTATCAAAAAATTACGTAAAGAAGCGATGGACCGTCTCGAGTTTCATCAGCAACAAGGCCACCGCTGTATTTTAATTAGTGGCGGTTGGGATATTTACCTGGAACCCTTAGCCAAAAAATATCAGTTTCAACACCTAATTTGTACCGAACTAGAATTTGATACACAGAGTAATAAAAGCACTGGCCGTATGCGCAATAATTACTGTACCGGACAACAAAAGGTTGATGAATTTATAAAACAGTATGCTGTTCGAGAGAACTATGAGCTTTATGCTTATGGAGATAGTGTTCATGATATGGCTTTACTCAATTATGCCGATCATGCTTTTTATCGATGTTTTGAGTGA
- a CDS encoding polyketide synthase, which yields MRNLKTAYKHNIIELFESQVQLLPQYPAISECDKQLTYNSLNEKANQLARCLKKHKVCAGEFVGILLEPGIDFIVSVLAVVKLGAAYLPLDALAPQNRLVELLKDAQPKIVITNEQYLSLISEDKTAVRLIKNLNMESISFSRENLAIPLAPDAPLYMMYTSGSTGRPKGVIVPHQAVVNLVCEQNDFGLRAGDVIAQFSNLAFDASPFEVWSALLNGANLAIVPYTIRTEPSQLKQFIDENQVRYLCLPTGFFHQLIKSAAMTLDGIRVIIFGGEQVNAGLLKKFLAYRKEHALAIELINGYGPTEATAYTCRQRSDEHSLLSDDLLSAIGTPIKNVRMYVLDENKQPAIEGELYVSGINLALGYHNAPMQNDEKFIANPFCQDEPFQRLYKTGDRVRQLASGEYLFLERFDDQVKIGGFRIHLSEIETQLMRFPGISLAAVKVELGGSSHKMLTAYIILSTPETVVSADEIRNFLSKTLPPYMLPAKYVMVDELPLTLVGKVDKFKLDSLPHTDLSFHIDTSSSSMIEGTIKKIWQHLLNRKAIDAHKNLFELGANSLLITEACSKINKELQSELQVADIFSHPTIYKLSCYLEGQIETPKVKAIKDAVDNEVAIVGMACRFPGANSLQEYWDNLCLGKESLQRFDKEQLVNQPRQVTEKNFVPVRGILQGIEQFDANFFGFNPGDAQIADPQQRVFLECAWEALEHAAIAPEKLQAQSISVFAGMSDSTYLQENLLKSTWFNKEHDLLQQRIATSANMLSTQVSYRLNLKGRSINVNTSCSTGLATVDYACQDLILGYSDIALAGAASIVVPQSDGYVYQHESIVSPDGHCRPFSDAANGTVFSNGVGVVILKRLADALADGDTIYAVIRGRGVNNDGSDKLGFTAPSTRGQMSCIRDALGQAQITADEVGYLEAHGTATVLGDVVEIGALSAVYREQTERKQFCFLGSVKGNIGHTDVTSGIAGLIKTALCLHHRQIPPMCGFLQPNPDLFLQDSPFVINSQLQDWQAVGGQRYAGVSSFGVGGTNIHMVLSEHNQESSSMAVNKEQLFVLSAKSKRALQQNTEQLVHYLAAQAPAINLADVAYTLQKGREDFSWRRFAVGKTVDELMHSLSQSPIVQCHEHDQNVVFMFPGQGAQYHLMAMELMDKVPLFTLLVEHGVNLARNYINCDLLELLHTPDDVRLNQTQYAQPILFIIEYALAQLLMSYGVKPDVLIGHSIGEYVAACLAGVFSFEDAIIIVCERGLLMASAERGDMLAIACSAEEFNVYQQLIPVELALHNASNHCVASGSAAEITALALHLSSIGKPYQKLKVSHAFHSRFMESVERPFKEMLTNISLSAPTIPLISNVTGTWLSSEEASNPDYWYRHMRQTVNFCGGLRTLLADARSFFIEVGPGCSLTTFLKEVAEGEVSGISMTQVLADQHAASQDYQQLLSALGALWQQGIHIDWNSLHANEKRQRIPLPTYAFQRQRYWVEPDNVLHGEVSKEQMYVPAWSHQPVYFDPFALNANEVSAHSWIVFHDQHGFASQIVAFLRGHGVTPISVDFAKEYAAHSASHFSINVREKAHYETLFKALKNRLHQPIIVHLSSCDNDAVSVLNNTEVEQQLARSFHSLLYLTQAYLQQIGEQMPLQCALLTRGTQRVVGTETMVPTNASLIGACRALMHEHPALTYRIFDFHPDELATASPLLVNELVQSCVQGQWERHRPIVAYRHGLRWELAYTESKALGVKNRFKDNGVYLITGGVGGIALILCEAIARKVAQPTFILLSRSSVLTPSAWTAILQDSQHPLYAKVSRLQQLQDLGARLFFHQADVSQEASLCDAVTYYQQQLGRIDGVIHAAGIAGSGLAQLKTKAKADAVFVPKLQGTYNLARALRGNVLDFVVLTSSLAAITGERGQIDYCAANASLDAFAHAGLFSTRFMLSLNWNSWRELGMTVETPRPQEVRYLGRGNDISPQEGQQLFLQAMERNHAQVIISNYEPERYSVMLLHPPLQTSSVQPKITRHDLNVVSNYAVPTNEVETQLAQLWQDNLGIEDVGIHDDFFALGGYSLKALSLIEKINKTFVVSVSIHHLYTAPTIRQLAQLIQTNQDCR from the coding sequence ATGAGAAACCTTAAGACCGCTTATAAACATAACATAATTGAACTATTTGAGTCACAGGTACAGCTCCTGCCGCAGTACCCCGCTATTAGTGAATGCGATAAACAACTAACTTATAACTCCCTCAACGAAAAAGCGAATCAACTCGCACGCTGTCTAAAAAAACACAAAGTATGTGCAGGTGAGTTTGTCGGTATCTTATTAGAACCTGGGATTGATTTTATTGTTAGCGTACTGGCGGTGGTAAAGCTAGGGGCAGCTTATTTACCCTTAGATGCTTTAGCACCACAAAATCGATTAGTAGAGCTCTTAAAAGATGCGCAGCCGAAAATAGTCATTACTAATGAGCAATACTTATCCCTGATTAGTGAAGATAAAACCGCCGTTCGACTCATCAAGAATTTGAATATGGAGTCCATTAGTTTTTCGCGAGAAAACTTAGCTATTCCTCTGGCACCTGATGCCCCCTTGTATATGATGTACACTTCGGGGTCTACAGGAAGACCTAAAGGGGTTATTGTTCCACATCAAGCAGTTGTTAATTTGGTGTGCGAACAAAATGACTTTGGTTTGCGTGCAGGAGATGTTATTGCTCAGTTTAGTAATCTTGCCTTTGATGCCAGTCCCTTTGAAGTGTGGAGCGCGTTGCTTAATGGCGCCAATCTAGCCATTGTACCTTATACCATTAGAACGGAACCCTCACAGCTTAAACAGTTTATTGACGAGAATCAGGTACGTTATTTATGTTTGCCTACAGGCTTTTTTCATCAGTTGATTAAATCAGCCGCGATGACTCTTGATGGAATTCGGGTCATTATTTTCGGTGGTGAACAAGTTAATGCCGGCTTATTAAAAAAATTTTTAGCTTATCGTAAAGAACACGCTTTAGCGATTGAGCTTATCAATGGTTATGGTCCTACTGAGGCGACAGCGTATACTTGCCGGCAGCGTAGCGATGAACACAGCCTCCTGTCAGATGATTTGTTATCTGCTATTGGTACCCCCATTAAAAATGTCAGGATGTATGTTCTTGATGAAAATAAACAACCAGCTATTGAGGGGGAGTTGTATGTTAGCGGGATTAATTTAGCGTTAGGCTACCATAATGCACCAATGCAAAATGATGAAAAATTTATTGCCAATCCTTTTTGCCAAGACGAACCGTTCCAGCGGTTATATAAAACCGGGGATCGCGTGCGTCAACTTGCATCTGGGGAATATCTGTTTCTAGAGCGTTTTGACGATCAGGTTAAAATTGGCGGTTTTCGCATTCATTTAAGCGAGATTGAAACGCAGCTCATGCGCTTTCCTGGTATTAGTCTGGCTGCCGTTAAAGTGGAGCTAGGTGGTAGCTCACACAAGATGCTTACCGCCTATATTATCTTATCGACGCCAGAAACAGTGGTCAGTGCCGATGAGATTCGCAATTTTTTAAGTAAGACCTTGCCTCCTTATATGTTGCCTGCCAAGTACGTCATGGTCGACGAATTGCCACTGACTTTGGTTGGCAAGGTGGATAAATTCAAATTGGATTCTCTACCTCATACGGATTTGTCATTCCATATTGATACTTCCTCGTCCAGTATGATTGAAGGGACAATCAAAAAAATTTGGCAACATTTGCTAAATCGCAAGGCCATTGATGCTCATAAAAATTTATTTGAATTGGGCGCCAATTCGCTATTAATCACCGAAGCGTGCAGCAAGATTAACAAGGAATTACAATCGGAATTGCAGGTAGCGGATATTTTTTCGCATCCAACTATTTATAAATTAAGTTGCTATCTTGAGGGGCAGATTGAGACGCCAAAGGTAAAAGCCATTAAAGACGCAGTCGACAATGAGGTTGCGATTGTCGGTATGGCTTGCCGTTTTCCTGGCGCCAACTCGCTGCAGGAGTATTGGGATAATTTGTGTCTAGGTAAGGAAAGCCTACAACGATTTGATAAGGAGCAATTAGTCAATCAACCCAGGCAAGTTACAGAAAAGAATTTTGTTCCCGTACGGGGAATTCTTCAAGGGATTGAGCAATTTGACGCAAACTTTTTTGGTTTTAACCCTGGGGATGCACAAATCGCTGATCCACAACAACGCGTTTTTCTTGAATGCGCTTGGGAAGCCCTAGAACATGCCGCCATTGCTCCAGAAAAATTACAGGCGCAATCGATTAGTGTTTTTGCCGGAATGTCGGACAGTACTTATTTGCAAGAGAATCTGTTAAAAAGCACTTGGTTTAATAAGGAGCATGATCTTTTACAACAACGAATTGCTACCAGTGCCAACATGCTCAGTACCCAAGTTTCCTATCGTCTTAATCTTAAAGGCCGCAGTATCAATGTGAATACTTCCTGTTCTACAGGTTTAGCTACGGTAGACTATGCATGCCAGGATTTAATTCTTGGATACAGTGATATTGCTTTGGCGGGTGCTGCATCGATTGTGGTGCCGCAGAGCGATGGTTATGTTTATCAACATGAGAGCATTGTTTCTCCTGATGGGCATTGCCGTCCCTTTTCTGATGCGGCTAATGGTACGGTTTTTTCTAATGGTGTGGGTGTCGTTATTCTAAAGCGCTTAGCGGATGCTCTTGCTGATGGTGATACTATTTATGCCGTAATTAGAGGGCGTGGTGTTAATAATGATGGTTCAGACAAGCTGGGATTTACAGCCCCCAGCACCCGTGGGCAAATGTCGTGTATTCGTGACGCGTTAGGGCAGGCACAGATAACGGCAGACGAGGTGGGCTATCTCGAGGCGCACGGTACGGCCACTGTGCTAGGAGATGTAGTTGAAATAGGGGCTTTAAGTGCCGTTTATCGCGAGCAAACAGAACGAAAACAGTTTTGTTTCTTAGGCTCTGTTAAAGGCAATATTGGTCATACGGATGTAACTTCCGGAATTGCGGGGTTGATTAAGACGGCTTTATGTCTGCATCATCGGCAAATTCCCCCTATGTGTGGTTTTCTGCAGCCTAATCCTGATTTATTTTTACAAGACAGCCCTTTTGTGATTAATTCCCAATTACAGGATTGGCAAGCCGTGGGAGGGCAACGTTATGCAGGAGTTAGTTCCTTTGGCGTTGGGGGCACCAACATCCATATGGTATTGAGTGAGCATAACCAAGAATCCAGCTCTATGGCCGTCAATAAAGAACAGCTCTTTGTTCTATCTGCAAAAAGCAAACGTGCCCTGCAACAAAATACGGAACAGCTAGTGCACTATTTAGCCGCACAAGCGCCAGCGATTAACTTGGCCGATGTTGCTTATACCTTGCAAAAAGGACGAGAAGATTTTTCCTGGCGTCGTTTTGCGGTTGGTAAAACCGTAGATGAATTAATGCACAGTTTAAGTCAAAGCCCTATCGTTCAATGTCATGAGCATGACCAAAATGTGGTATTTATGTTTCCGGGACAGGGGGCGCAGTATCATTTAATGGCGATGGAGCTGATGGATAAAGTACCCCTATTTACTTTGCTGGTTGAGCATGGGGTAAATCTTGCCAGGAATTACATCAATTGTGACCTATTGGAATTGCTTCACACCCCAGATGATGTCCGTCTAAACCAGACGCAGTACGCCCAACCCATTTTATTTATCATTGAATATGCTTTGGCTCAATTATTAATGAGTTATGGGGTGAAGCCGGATGTACTTATTGGGCATAGCATTGGTGAATATGTCGCCGCGTGTTTAGCGGGTGTTTTTTCTTTTGAAGATGCGATTATTATCGTTTGTGAGCGTGGCCTATTAATGGCTAGTGCCGAGCGCGGCGATATGCTGGCTATTGCCTGCAGCGCAGAAGAGTTTAACGTATATCAGCAGCTTATTCCTGTAGAGTTGGCTTTGCATAATGCCAGTAATCATTGTGTTGCTTCAGGATCTGCAGCGGAGATTACGGCCTTGGCCCTGCATTTGTCGAGCATTGGTAAACCGTACCAAAAATTGAAAGTGAGCCACGCCTTTCATAGCCGTTTTATGGAGTCAGTGGAGCGACCTTTTAAAGAAATGCTGACTAATATTTCGTTGTCTGCACCGACTATACCACTCATTTCTAACGTGACTGGCACTTGGTTATCCTCAGAGGAAGCCTCGAATCCTGACTATTGGTATCGCCATATGCGCCAGACTGTAAATTTTTGCGGTGGTTTGCGTACGTTGCTTGCGGATGCGCGCTCATTTTTTATTGAAGTAGGGCCGGGCTGTAGTTTAACTACTTTTCTTAAAGAAGTGGCCGAGGGGGAGGTATCGGGTATTTCTATGACGCAGGTTTTGGCCGATCAGCATGCTGCGTCACAGGATTATCAACAGCTCTTGTCTGCTTTAGGTGCCTTGTGGCAGCAAGGTATTCACATTGATTGGAATAGTCTTCATGCAAATGAAAAAAGACAACGTATTCCATTACCCACTTATGCATTTCAACGGCAGCGTTATTGGGTTGAGCCAGATAATGTATTGCATGGCGAGGTCAGTAAGGAGCAAATGTATGTTCCTGCTTGGTCGCACCAACCCGTATATTTCGACCCTTTTGCGCTCAATGCAAACGAGGTTTCGGCTCATAGTTGGATTGTTTTTCACGATCAACATGGTTTTGCCTCTCAAATCGTTGCTTTTCTTAGGGGGCATGGGGTAACGCCTATTTCGGTCGACTTTGCTAAAGAGTATGCAGCGCATTCCGCATCTCATTTTAGTATCAATGTTAGGGAGAAGGCCCATTATGAGACGCTATTTAAGGCACTAAAAAATAGACTGCATCAGCCTATTATTGTGCATTTATCTTCCTGCGATAATGATGCTGTAAGTGTGCTCAATAATACAGAAGTAGAACAGCAATTGGCGCGAAGTTTTCATAGCCTGCTTTATCTGACACAGGCTTATTTACAACAGATTGGCGAGCAAATGCCCTTGCAATGTGCGCTGCTAACGCGAGGCACACAACGGGTCGTTGGTACAGAAACCATGGTCCCGACTAATGCCAGTTTAATTGGGGCTTGCCGGGCGCTCATGCATGAACATCCCGCTCTAACGTATCGGATATTTGACTTTCACCCTGATGAGTTAGCGACGGCAAGCCCATTGTTAGTGAATGAACTTGTGCAGAGCTGCGTGCAGGGACAATGGGAGCGGCATCGCCCCATTGTTGCCTATCGTCATGGCTTGCGCTGGGAGCTGGCTTATACTGAAAGTAAGGCTCTAGGTGTAAAAAATCGTTTTAAAGATAACGGGGTTTATCTGATTACCGGCGGTGTTGGGGGAATTGCTTTAATTTTATGTGAGGCCATTGCCAGGAAGGTTGCTCAGCCTACATTTATTCTTTTATCGCGTAGTTCAGTTCTAACTCCCTCAGCCTGGACGGCTATTTTGCAAGACAGCCAACATCCGCTGTATGCCAAAGTAAGTCGTTTGCAACAATTGCAGGATTTAGGCGCAAGGCTTTTCTTCCATCAAGCCGATGTCAGTCAGGAGGCGTCGCTCTGTGATGCCGTTACCTATTACCAACAGCAGTTAGGCCGTATTGATGGAGTGATTCATGCGGCAGGAATTGCTGGAAGTGGGCTGGCGCAACTAAAAACTAAAGCTAAGGCTGATGCCGTATTCGTACCTAAGCTCCAAGGTACCTACAATTTAGCGCGCGCATTGCGAGGAAACGTGTTGGATTTTGTGGTTTTAACTTCTTCCCTTGCGGCAATTACCGGAGAAAGAGGGCAAATTGATTATTGTGCAGCTAATGCAAGCTTGGATGCATTTGCCCATGCTGGACTGTTTTCTACGCGGTTTATGCTGAGTTTGAATTGGAATAGCTGGCGGGAGCTAGGCATGACGGTTGAAACCCCGCGCCCGCAGGAGGTTCGTTATTTGGGGCGTGGCAATGATATTTCCCCTCAAGAAGGACAGCAATTATTTTTACAGGCAATGGAGCGCAATCATGCTCAAGTCATAATTTCCAATTATGAGCCAGAGCGTTATAGTGTGATGTTATTGCACCCGCCCTTGCAAACGTCATCTGTACAACCGAAAATAACACGCCATGATTTAAATGTGGTCAGTAATTATGCAGTGCCTACCAATGAGGTGGAAACGCAATTGGCACAATTATGGCAAGATAACTTGGGTATTGAGGATGTAGGTATCCATGATGATTTTTTTGCCTTAGGAGGGTATTCCTTAAAGGCCTTGAGCTTAATTGAAAAAATAAATAAAACCTTTGTGGTTTCTGTATCGATCCACCATCTGTACACAGCACCTACGATTAGGCAGCTCGCTCAACTCATCCAGACGAATCAAGATTGCAGATAA
- a CDS encoding phosphomannomutase/phosphoglucomutase: protein MSKSYLIKPPLSIFKEYDIRSKVGEDLNENTYYTLGVAIGSELQEVHGLHTLLLSRDSRASSDALAESLIKGLLESGTQVIDIGCLPTPIMHFAMYDLQCHSGLMVTASHNPADYNGLKMTLGDQNYYGDRLYALYQRIMDEKFLIDREGRGKLIQYPSEQIINKYIRLVKERTGNIKKLRIVVDCGNAVAGHVAPQLLSALGCEVIPLYCDVQSSFPNHHPDPSVEENLTSLCRMVVEQHADLGVAFDGDGDRLGIVDNQGCIIPSDYLLLAFADALLKKEPNTGVVFDIKCTQHLTEHLLANQGRPIMTRTGMAHIMSSMSEHTAAIGGEYCGHFYFHDRWLEYDDGIYAAARALEMLSEQQEDSHNFFEKFPKSLSTSELKIDIEEQHKDEFMKQLITHAPMYIGGELVQIDGLRVKHADAWGLVRPSNTGPYLTLRFEATTYSALQNIKDLFGKLITTINPSLVLPF, encoded by the coding sequence ATGAGCAAGTCATACCTAATAAAACCCCCTTTATCAATATTCAAGGAGTATGATATTCGCAGTAAAGTTGGCGAAGACTTAAATGAAAACACTTACTATACCTTAGGGGTAGCGATTGGAAGTGAACTACAAGAGGTTCACGGATTACACACCCTCTTACTGTCTCGCGACAGCCGTGCAAGTAGCGATGCACTTGCAGAGTCCTTGATTAAAGGTTTATTAGAAAGTGGTACTCAAGTCATCGATATTGGCTGTTTACCAACGCCAATAATGCATTTCGCGATGTATGATTTGCAATGCCACTCTGGATTGATGGTGACTGCGAGCCATAATCCAGCAGATTATAATGGCTTAAAAATGACCTTAGGAGACCAGAACTACTATGGGGATAGGCTCTATGCTTTATACCAACGTATTATGGATGAAAAATTTTTAATTGACCGAGAGGGACGGGGAAAGCTGATTCAATATCCCTCGGAACAAATCATTAATAAATATATTCGCCTCGTTAAAGAGCGCACGGGAAACATTAAAAAACTTCGCATTGTGGTCGATTGTGGCAATGCTGTAGCTGGACATGTGGCCCCTCAATTATTAAGCGCCTTAGGTTGTGAGGTTATTCCCTTATATTGTGACGTACAATCCAGCTTTCCCAATCATCATCCCGACCCGTCCGTAGAAGAAAATTTAACTAGCCTATGCCGAATGGTGGTGGAACAACATGCAGACTTAGGTGTGGCTTTTGATGGCGATGGTGATCGTTTAGGTATTGTGGATAACCAAGGCTGCATCATTCCTTCCGATTATTTGCTGCTAGCTTTTGCGGATGCCTTACTGAAAAAAGAACCGAATACAGGCGTGGTATTTGATATTAAATGTACCCAACATTTAACTGAACACCTCCTCGCCAACCAAGGACGTCCGATCATGACGCGAACTGGTATGGCCCATATCATGTCAAGTATGTCAGAACATACAGCCGCAATCGGTGGTGAATATTGTGGACATTTCTACTTCCATGATCGCTGGCTGGAATATGATGATGGTATTTATGCTGCCGCCCGAGCACTAGAGATGTTAAGTGAACAGCAGGAAGATAGTCATAATTTTTTTGAAAAATTTCCTAAATCCTTAAGTACTAGTGAATTAAAAATTGACATTGAAGAGCAGCACAAAGACGAGTTCATGAAACAGCTGATTACCCATGCTCCGATGTACATAGGAGGAGAACTGGTGCAGATCGATGGACTGAGAGTAAAACATGCTGATGCCTGGGGACTGGTTCGCCCATCCAATACAGGACCTTATTTAACTCTGCGCTTTGAAGCAACGACTTATAGTGCCCTGCAAAACATTAAAGATTTGTTTGGCAAATTAATTACGACCATTAATCCTTCATTGGTCTTACCTTTTTAA